Proteins encoded together in one Variovorax paradoxus window:
- a CDS encoding RNA polymerase sigma factor yields the protein MDSSANKPTGPEPAPEQPNGTGQASILGTLEEARRQFLALVDDVRPELHRYCTRMTGSVADGEDVVQDTLARAYYQLSEQKELPPLRPWLFRIAHNRAVDRWRHDVHRMAEPLDAASDLAGDEAFEPDQALARHQAVHAAISCFLQLAPAQRGCVILKDVLDHSLEEIAGELDLSVPAVKAALHRGRAQLRELSGAAPAQPSGRAFQPALLRYASLFNAHDWDGVRAMLADEVRLDLVSRRKAAGRREVALYFTNYSKLAGWKLVPGRLDGREVLAAFADPGAVRPGYFIELEFSEDGITFIRDFRYVPYIAQEAVIEFA from the coding sequence ATGGATTCTTCGGCGAATAAACCCACAGGCCCAGAACCTGCACCGGAGCAACCGAACGGCACCGGGCAGGCGTCGATTCTCGGCACGCTCGAGGAAGCCCGCCGGCAGTTTCTGGCGCTGGTGGACGACGTGCGACCCGAGCTGCATCGCTACTGCACGCGCATGACCGGCTCCGTGGCTGACGGCGAAGACGTGGTGCAAGACACGCTGGCCCGCGCCTACTACCAGCTGTCTGAACAAAAAGAGCTGCCGCCGCTGCGCCCGTGGCTGTTTCGCATTGCCCACAACCGCGCAGTCGACCGCTGGCGGCACGATGTGCATCGCATGGCCGAGCCGCTCGATGCCGCATCGGACCTTGCCGGTGATGAAGCCTTCGAGCCCGACCAAGCGCTGGCGCGGCACCAGGCCGTGCATGCGGCCATCTCTTGCTTTCTGCAACTCGCGCCCGCGCAGCGCGGTTGCGTCATTCTGAAAGACGTGCTCGACCATTCACTCGAAGAGATTGCCGGCGAACTCGATTTGAGCGTGCCCGCCGTCAAGGCCGCGCTGCATCGCGGGCGCGCGCAACTGCGCGAACTCTCGGGGGCCGCACCCGCGCAGCCGTCGGGCCGTGCATTTCAGCCGGCGCTGCTGCGCTATGCGAGCCTGTTCAATGCGCACGACTGGGATGGCGTTCGCGCCATGCTCGCCGATGAAGTGAGGCTCGACCTTGTGTCGCGGCGCAAGGCCGCGGGCCGCCGCGAGGTGGCGCTGTATTTCACCAACTACTCGAAGCTCGCGGGCTGGAAGCTGGTGCCGGGCCGGCTCGATGGACGCGAGGTGTTGGCGGCGTTTGCCGATCCGGGCGCCGTGCGGCCAGGCTACTTCATCGAGCTCGAGTTCTCGGAAGACGGCATTACGTTCATACGCGACTTTCGCTACGTGCCCTACATCGCGCAAGAGGCAGTCATCGAGTTCGCGTAG
- a CDS encoding alpha/beta hydrolase — translation MQQLGRSLRSLLFFGGWALVLGMASCGGGGGGGGGTALPFAAVGTAAPPSDPPAAPATPPAAPPATPTPPPPAEEPAEPPPATSRVATDTIASAKTGATYPLEIYLPASYDGGSASYPIIYAMDADGIFNPPDTRFSNLKNILDKRGTQAILVGIGGTSRREQDYTMPGATAYHDFLTQELVPFVEARYRADPGKRMLTGLSLSGSMAGIALFLEGAANNLTFSYFLSFEGAYAHQGPEYENLEQQMHDALNGRPLPATLILTRCDNQDECNFAPVDSMFNRLRGRGYQGLAVEETTYSTTHTETDIPSFADAVARLLP, via the coding sequence ATGCAGCAGCTCGGACGCAGCCTGCGCTCGCTTTTATTTTTTGGAGGCTGGGCGCTGGTGCTCGGCATGGCGAGCTGCGGTGGTGGTGGCGGCGGAGGTGGTGGCACCGCGCTGCCCTTTGCCGCCGTGGGCACTGCTGCGCCGCCCAGCGACCCGCCTGCTGCGCCAGCCACGCCGCCCGCCGCGCCACCCGCGACACCCACACCGCCACCACCAGCCGAAGAGCCGGCTGAACCGCCCCCGGCAACCAGCCGTGTTGCCACCGACACCATTGCCTCGGCCAAGACGGGCGCAACCTACCCGCTCGAGATTTACCTGCCGGCCTCTTATGACGGCGGCTCGGCCAGCTACCCCATCATCTATGCGATGGACGCAGACGGCATCTTCAACCCGCCCGACACGCGCTTTTCAAACCTGAAGAACATTCTCGACAAGCGCGGCACGCAAGCGATTCTGGTCGGCATTGGCGGCACCTCGCGCCGCGAGCAGGACTACACCATGCCCGGCGCCACGGCCTACCACGACTTCTTGACGCAGGAGCTGGTGCCCTTCGTCGAAGCCAGGTACCGCGCCGATCCGGGCAAGCGCATGCTCACCGGCCTCTCGCTGAGCGGGAGCATGGCGGGCATTGCGCTGTTTCTCGAAGGCGCAGCCAACAACCTGACGTTCTCGTACTTCCTGTCGTTTGAAGGCGCGTATGCGCACCAAGGGCCGGAGTACGAAAACCTGGAGCAGCAAATGCACGACGCCCTCAACGGCAGGCCGTTGCCGGCAACGCTCATCCTTACGCGCTGCGACAACCAGGACGAGTGCAACTTTGCGCCGGTCGATTCAATGTTCAATCGGCTCCGGGGGCGCGGCTACCAGGGCCTGGCAGTAGAAGAAACAACCTACTCGACGACGCACACCGAAACCGACATTCCGTCGTTCGCCGATGCGGTTGCAAGGCTGCTGCCGTAG
- a CDS encoding phosphocholine-specific phospholipase C — MTTRRKFLQSATGTGIAAATLATFPPSIRRALAIPAHHETGTIKDVKHVVLLMQENRSFDSYFGTFKGVRGYGDRFAVPAPNGKTIFHQTYTKTTPPSTYTPYRLEESKGNAQRAGSTPHSWSDSQAAWDHGRMFKWPDVKNLLSMGYYDTAEVPFQRALAEAFTLCDHYHCGMHTGTIANRLFYWSGTNGPNGTSPADGSKVQLAVLNNQFNAGNDIGASTEGWTWTTYADRLEKAGVKWKVYQSLIDNFGCNEMMSFRHWRTAIEQMPEARRPVYVPATDITQPVTAAGPFYDAAIDDPLSPLAKGFGNTMPYGFLETFKEDIRNGTLPAVSWIISPSAYSEHPGPSSPAKGGWYVQEVLDALTSNPEVWSKTVLLINFDENDGFFDHLPSPAVPSRNPDGSLAGATTMAEADVAVEYHNYTPATPKQPAMDGRPYGPGPRVPMWIVSPWSRGGWVNSQVCDHTSTLMFLEKCFGVAEPQISKHRRAVCSDLTSAFNFERPNDEPLPTLAGRKTKAEADALTTAQEALPKIVPMADADLPVQATGVRPSRALPYELHTSARSDALNGRVQLLFANSGKAAAVFHVYDKLHLADRIPRRYVVEPGKQLDGYWNAMTDNAGLYDLWVLGPNGYHRQFKGDLNRLRAGGAAAPEIRVGYDARRGDIYLQMRNDGRRDCRFTVQSNKAYPRPDAYQAGGRGRHDDRGRDGHGGHGHEGHEDHDNNGVYGTHPDGSWRIRVKGGGDTAMRWSLDASGQWYDFVVTCDADPSFYRRFAGRIETGRHSVSDPAMGLADRF; from the coding sequence ATGACCACACGTCGCAAGTTTCTCCAGAGCGCCACGGGCACCGGCATTGCAGCCGCCACGCTGGCCACTTTTCCGCCCAGCATCCGCCGCGCGCTGGCCATTCCGGCGCACCACGAAACCGGCACCATCAAGGACGTGAAGCACGTCGTGCTGCTGATGCAGGAGAACCGTTCGTTCGACAGCTACTTCGGCACCTTCAAGGGCGTGCGCGGCTATGGCGACCGCTTTGCCGTGCCCGCGCCCAACGGCAAGACCATCTTTCACCAGACCTACACCAAGACCACGCCGCCCAGCACCTACACGCCCTACCGGCTCGAAGAGAGCAAGGGCAACGCGCAGCGCGCGGGCAGCACGCCGCACAGCTGGTCTGATTCGCAGGCCGCGTGGGACCACGGCCGCATGTTCAAGTGGCCCGACGTGAAGAACCTGCTGTCGATGGGCTACTACGACACCGCCGAAGTGCCGTTTCAGCGCGCACTGGCCGAGGCCTTTACGCTGTGCGACCACTACCACTGTGGCATGCACACCGGCACCATTGCCAATCGCCTGTTCTATTGGAGCGGCACCAACGGGCCCAACGGCACCAGCCCTGCCGACGGCAGCAAGGTGCAGCTGGCCGTGCTCAACAACCAGTTCAACGCCGGCAACGACATTGGCGCTTCCACCGAGGGCTGGACATGGACCACCTATGCCGACCGGCTCGAAAAAGCCGGCGTCAAGTGGAAGGTCTACCAGAGCCTGATCGACAACTTCGGCTGCAACGAGATGATGAGCTTCAGGCACTGGCGCACCGCCATCGAGCAAATGCCCGAGGCCCGCCGCCCCGTGTATGTGCCCGCCACCGACATCACGCAGCCGGTCACCGCCGCAGGGCCGTTCTACGACGCGGCCATCGACGACCCGCTGAGCCCTCTGGCCAAGGGCTTCGGCAACACCATGCCCTACGGCTTTCTGGAAACCTTCAAGGAAGACATTCGCAACGGCACCTTGCCGGCAGTGTCGTGGATCATTTCGCCTTCAGCCTACAGCGAGCACCCCGGCCCTTCGAGCCCGGCCAAGGGCGGCTGGTATGTGCAAGAAGTATTGGACGCACTCACCTCCAACCCCGAGGTGTGGAGCAAGACCGTGCTGCTCATCAACTTCGACGAGAACGACGGCTTCTTCGACCACCTGCCTTCGCCGGCAGTGCCCTCGCGCAACCCCGACGGATCGCTGGCCGGCGCCACCACCATGGCCGAAGCCGACGTGGCCGTGGAATATCACAACTACACGCCGGCCACGCCCAAGCAGCCCGCCATGGACGGCCGCCCCTACGGCCCCGGCCCGCGCGTGCCGATGTGGATTGTGTCGCCGTGGAGCCGCGGCGGCTGGGTCAACTCGCAGGTGTGCGACCACACCTCGACCCTCATGTTTCTGGAAAAGTGCTTTGGCGTTGCAGAGCCGCAAATCAGCAAGCACCGCCGCGCCGTTTGCAGCGACCTGACAAGCGCCTTCAACTTCGAGCGCCCGAACGACGAGCCGTTGCCCACGCTGGCCGGCCGCAAGACCAAGGCCGAGGCCGATGCGCTTACCACCGCACAAGAGGCGCTGCCCAAGATCGTGCCCATGGCCGACGCCGACCTGCCCGTGCAGGCCACCGGCGTGCGGCCCTCGCGCGCCTTGCCTTACGAGCTGCACACCAGCGCGCGCAGCGATGCGCTCAACGGCCGCGTTCAGCTGCTGTTTGCCAACAGCGGCAAGGCTGCCGCCGTGTTCCATGTGTACGACAAGCTGCACCTGGCCGACCGCATACCGCGCCGCTACGTGGTGGAGCCCGGCAAGCAGCTCGACGGCTACTGGAACGCCATGACCGACAACGCCGGCCTGTACGACCTGTGGGTGCTTGGCCCCAACGGCTATCACCGCCAGTTCAAGGGCGACCTCAACCGCCTGCGCGCGGGCGGTGCGGCCGCGCCAGAAATTCGCGTGGGCTACGACGCGCGCCGCGGCGACATCTACCTGCAGATGCGCAACGACGGCCGGCGCGATTGCCGCTTTACCGTGCAGTCGAACAAGGCCTACCCGCGGCCCGATGCCTACCAGGCAGGCGGCAGGGGCCGCCACGACGACCGCGGACGCGACGGGCATGGAGGCCATGGCCACGAAGGCCACGAAGACCACGACAACAACGGCGTGTACGGCACCCACCCGGACGGCTCATGGCGCATTCGCGTCAAGGGCGGTGGCGACACCGCCATGCGCTGGAGCCTGGACGCCAGCGGCCAGTGGTATGACTTTGTCGTCACCTGCGACGCCGACCCATCGTTCTACCGGCGCTTTGCGGGCCGCATAGAAACCGGCCGCCACTCGGTGAGCGACCCGGCCATGGGGCTTGCCGACCGCTTCTGA
- a CDS encoding MFS transporter yields the protein MASASLHSEDTPEEISRRRWVLALASLVSFMIALDALVVTTALSAIRLDLDAPLEALEWIVNAYNLSFAVLLMTGAALGDRFGRRRMLVTGVAIFVLASAGCATATSAAWLIAARALQGVGAALAMPLAMALLSGAFPKEMRAKALGIFSSVTGLALIVGPAAGGAVAEGLAWPWIFWINVPVGVVVVALMLRRIPESRGPAAALDFSGVLLATGAVLGAVWGLTRGHEAGWASLEVAGGLCAAVVLAVGFVVREQRARAPMLPLRLFRSRAFSAGIAASFLFYAPMYATVFFLPQFLQAQGAGPLGAGLRLLPWTATLFVVAPFAGGLVNRWGERPLVVCGVLLQAIGSGWIALVAAPDLSYAQLVPPLVLAGAGVSMAMPAAQNAVLSAVAPLEIGKASGTFNMFRYLGGMFGIALLVEVFAQFGSLASPGAFSHGFAYAMGTGSALSALAALAAWWLPSRNQKLQTIRAPA from the coding sequence ATGGCCTCCGCTTCACTCCACTCCGAAGACACCCCCGAAGAAATCTCCCGAAGACGCTGGGTACTGGCCCTCGCGTCATTGGTGTCTTTCATGATCGCGCTGGACGCCTTGGTCGTCACGACCGCGCTGAGTGCGATCCGGCTCGACCTGGATGCCCCGCTCGAGGCGCTCGAATGGATCGTCAACGCCTACAACCTGAGCTTTGCGGTGCTGCTCATGACTGGAGCGGCGCTTGGCGACCGCTTCGGCCGGCGGCGCATGCTGGTCACGGGCGTCGCCATCTTCGTGCTGGCCTCTGCAGGTTGCGCAACGGCTACCAGCGCGGCATGGCTGATTGCAGCGCGTGCGCTGCAGGGTGTGGGCGCCGCCCTGGCGATGCCGCTGGCAATGGCGTTGCTGAGCGGGGCCTTCCCGAAGGAGATGCGGGCCAAGGCGCTCGGCATCTTCAGCAGCGTGACGGGGCTGGCGCTGATCGTCGGGCCGGCCGCCGGCGGCGCGGTGGCCGAAGGGCTGGCGTGGCCGTGGATCTTCTGGATCAACGTTCCTGTGGGCGTGGTCGTCGTTGCGCTCATGCTGCGCCGCATTCCGGAGAGCCGCGGGCCCGCCGCCGCGCTCGACTTTTCGGGCGTGCTGCTTGCCACCGGCGCAGTGCTTGGGGCGGTGTGGGGCCTTACGCGCGGGCATGAGGCCGGTTGGGCCAGCCTTGAAGTGGCAGGGGGGCTGTGCGCGGCCGTGGTGCTGGCCGTTGGATTCGTTGTGCGGGAGCAGCGGGCACGGGCACCCATGTTGCCGCTCCGGCTGTTCCGCTCGCGTGCTTTCTCGGCGGGCATTGCAGCCAGCTTTCTTTTTTACGCGCCGATGTATGCGACCGTGTTCTTCTTGCCTCAATTTTTGCAGGCGCAGGGCGCGGGGCCGCTTGGTGCGGGGCTGCGCCTGCTGCCGTGGACTGCGACGCTGTTCGTGGTTGCGCCCTTTGCGGGCGGGTTGGTAAACCGTTGGGGCGAGCGCCCGCTGGTGGTGTGCGGCGTGCTGCTGCAGGCCATTGGCAGCGGCTGGATCGCGCTGGTTGCGGCGCCCGATCTTTCCTATGCCCAGCTCGTGCCGCCGTTGGTGCTTGCCGGCGCTGGTGTCTCGATGGCCATGCCCGCTGCCCAGAACGCCGTGCTGAGCGCGGTGGCGCCGCTCGAGATAGGCAAGGCCTCGGGCACCTTCAACATGTTTCGCTATCTGGGCGGCATGTTCGGCATAGCGCTGCTCGTCGAGGTGTTTGCGCAGTTCGGCAGCCTTGCGTCGCCAGGGGCATTCAGCCACGGGTTCGCGTACGCAATGGGTACCGGCTCTGCGCTTTCGGCACTGGCTGCACTTGCCGCGTGGTGGCTTCCGTCCAGAAACCAAAAACTGCAAACCATTCGGGCCCCGGCCTGA